The genomic window GCCGGGCGGTCGGCAGGAGTTCCCGGTCACGGGGGACGCGCAGTGGCGAGCACCCCGGAAACCTGCGAGAACCCGTGGCGGAACGTGTGAACCGCAGGACCGGGAACCCACGACGACGTGGGTGCAGGTCGGCGGCGACCGGAGGCACGCGGCGACGGGGTCGCCCGCTGGTCCGGTCGGACGGGTCGGCAGCGGGTTCCGTCCTGCAGCAGGTTCCTCCTGGGCGTTTCGGGAGCTCTGCGCCGCAACGGGTCTGAGGACCGCTGAGGCCCGGTTCGCGCTGGAGGAGAACCCCGCCGACCCGGTCGCTCCGTCCGGCTGACCCCGGACCTCAGGTGTTACGTCGAGGAAACACGCCCGAAACGCACTCCGGTATACCGTTCTTCTCGTGCCCTTCCAGTTCCGCCTCGTCGGCGTTCTGCACCTCCCGCCCCTGCCTGGTGCGGTGAACTACGCCGGAACCCCTGTTCGGGAGATCGCCCGCCGTGCGGCCGAGGATGCCGTTGGGCTGCAACAGGCTGGCTTCACCCACGTGATGGTGCAGGACGCCAGCGACATGCCGCAGGCCGTGCGGGTGTCCGCCCCGACCGTCGCGGCACTGTCGGTCGTCGGGGCGGCGGTCACCGAAGCGGTATACCTTCCGGTGGGCGTCGTGGTGGGCCACAACGACGGCCCGAGCGCGGTCGCGGTCGGCCACGCGATCGGGGCGCGGTTCGTCCGGGTCAAGGTCCTCACCGGCGTCGCGATCGGCCCCACGGGCTGGATCGAAGGGTGCGCGCACGAGGTCGCCGCGGTCAAGCGCACCCTCGGCTCCGACGTGGAGGTCTGGGCCGACGTCCACGAGGCCACGAGTCTCCCGCTGGCCTCCACGCCCCGGTGGGCAGCCCGCGAGGCCCGCGAGTTCGGCCGAGCCGACGCGCTCGTCGTCACCCGCGACAGCGGCGTGCCCGACGCCCTGGCCGCCATCGCCGACCTGCGCGACGTCGTGCCCGGCGTCCCGCTCCTCGTCGGCGGCCGGGTCGGCCTGGGCACCATCGACGCCACCGTGGCGGGCGCCGACGGCGCGATCCTCGGCAGCGCGATCAAGCGCTCCAGCGCCCCCGACGCCCGCGTCGACCCCGACGTCGCGGCCCGGTTCGGTGCCGCGCTGACGGCCGGTGCCGCGTGAGCACCCTCGACGTCCACCCCACCCGCACCCCGGAGCCCCCCGTGACCAGCACCACCCCGGCCAGCCCGTTCCTCGGCCCCGGCAGCCCCCTCGACGCCCGCCAGCAGGAGGTCGTGCAACGGGTCTCCGACGCCGAGCACGCCTCGATCGTGGCGCTGCCCAGCGACCACCCGCTCGACCCCAAGCGCCGCGCCCGCGACGAGGCCACCTACCCCGAGCTCGTGGCCCAGCCCGACCGCATCCGCGAGACCCTCGCTGTCAACGACGCGGCCCTCGACGAGCTCGCCGACCTCGTCGCCGCCACCGACCTGGACCGGGTGTTCGTGACCGGGGCGGGGGACTCCCTGGCCGTCGCGATCGCCGCCCGCCAGGTGCTGGAGTCGATGCTCGGCGTCCCGTGCGAGCCCGTGCAGAGCCTGGACCTGGCCTACTACCTGGCCCCCCTGGTCACCGGCCGCAGCCTCGTCGTCGCCCTGTCCAGCTCCGGGGAGACCACCCGCACGGTCGAGGCGGCCCTGGTCGCCCAGCACGCCGGTGCCCTCACCGTGGCCATCACCAACACCCCCGGTTCCACCCTGGCCCGGGAGAGCGAGCGCACGCTGGTGCTGCGCGCCACCCGGGTCGGCTGGCCCACGCAGTCCTCCACGACGGCGCTGGCCCTGCTCGTCGACCTCGCCGTCCGCGTCGGGCAGCGCACCGGACGGCCCGGAGCCCACGACCTGGCCGCCGAGCTCTCCCGGCTGCCCGGTCTCATGGAGCAGGTCATCCGCGACGTCGAGGCCCCGCTGGCGGTCATCGCCGAGCGTGAGCAGGGCAGCGGCACGTTCCTGTTCTCCGGCGCCGGGCCGACCTGGGGCCCGGCCGTCATCGGCGCGGCGAAGGTCAAGGAGTGCACGCCCGACCACGCCGAGGCGGTCCAGGTAGAGGAGTTCCACCACTACAACTCCCTCAAGGCGGGCGAACCCCTGTGGGTCCTCGCCCCGGCCGGCCCCTCCGTCCCGCGCGCGGTGCACACCGCCAGCGAGGCCAAGCGGTTCGGCGGGCGGGTCTACGCCGTCACCACCGAGGGCGTCGACGCCTTCGACGGCGTCGCCGACGAGGTCATCGTCCTGCCGCGCGTCTCCGAGGCGCTCAGCCCGCTGCTGACGGTGCTGCCCGCCCAGCTGACCGGCTACCTGCTGGCCATGGCCCAGTTCCGCACCGCCGAGGCGCGGGAGACCACCGGTGGCTGACGCGTCGCTGCTGTGCGTCGGCAACCTCACGATCGACGACCTCGTCCTCGACGGGCAGGAGACGACCGCGCTCGGCGGCGACGCCCTCTACGCCGCGCTGGCCGCCCGCCGCGCCCTGACCGACGTGCGGATGCTCGCCCCCGTCGGGACGGGTCTGCCCCCGACCCTGCTCGACACCGTCCGCGACCTGGGCATCACCGTCGAGACCGGCCGTCCGCGCGACGTCCCGACCGTGCGCAACCGCGTCGAGTACGCCCCCGACGGCTCCCGGACCTGGCACCTGCTGCACGGCGAGGAGGCGTTCGACGCCCTGTCCGCCTACCCCGAGGACGTTCCCGCCGACGTCGCCGCGCTCGACGGGGTCCTGGTGTGCGCCATGAGTCTGCGCTCCCAGCTCACGCTGGGGCCGTGGCTGCGCGCCGCCACCGGTGCGACGGTCTTCCTGGACCTGCAGGAGGACTACGTCGCCGGCCACGAACCCGAGCTGCTGGACCTGCTCGCCACGTGCGACGTGTTCCTGCCCAGCGAGGTCGAGGCCGTCGCGCTCGCCGGCACCACCGACCTGCACCGCGCCGCCGCGCGCTTCCTGGCCGCCGGTCCGGACGTCGTGGTCGTCAAGACCGCCGAGCGCGGGTGCGTCGTCGCCACGGCCGCGGGCGTCGTGCAGGTGCCCACCGAAGCCGTCGTGCCCGTCGACTCCACCGGCGCCGGGGACGCGTTCTGCGGCGCCTTCGCCGCCGCCCACGTCGCCGGGGCGGACCCGGTGCAGGCCGCGCGCGCCGGGGCCGCGGCGGCCCGGGTCGCGATCGGCGGGTACGGCGTGGCCGGGCTGCTGGCCGACCTCGGCGTCCAGGGGAGCCTGCTGTGAGCCACGTGCGGGTCCTGAACCCCAACACCAGCGCCGCGATGACCGACGCCGTGCTCGCCGCGGCCCGGGCCGTGGCCCGCCCCGGCACGACGGTGACGGCCTCGCGCTCGCGCCGCGCCCCGGCGACCGTGGAGACCCACGTCGACGAGGTCTTCGGCGCCGCGGGGGTCCTGGAACAGGTCGAGCAGGGCGAACGCGACGGCGTCGACGGCTACGTCGTCGCCTGCTTCGGCGACACCGGCCTGCCCGCGGCCCGCGAACTGGCCCGCGGGCCCGTCGTGGGCATGACCGAGGCCGCCCTGCAGGCCGCCTCGCTGCTGGCCCACCGCTTCAGCGTCATCACCATGCCCCCGCGCACGATCGCGATGACCGACCGCGTCGTCGCCGGGCTCGGGTTGTCCCACCGCTGCACCGTCCGCGCCGTGGACGTCTCGGTCGAGGAGATCGAGACCGGCGCCGGGCCCGCCTTCGACGCCTTCGCCGACGAGGCCCGCCGGGCGCTGGCCGCCGAACGGGCCGAGGCCGTCGTGCTCGGCTGCGCGGGTCTGACCGACCTCGTCGACGGTCTGCGCGCGGCCCTCGGGGTCCCGGTGATCGACGGGGTGGCCGCCGCCACGACGGCCCTCGAAGGCCTCCTCGCGCAGGACCTCACGACGTCGCGCGCGAACACCTGGGCCGAACCCGCGGGTTCGCCGACGACGGGGGAGGTGTGGGGGTGAGCGTCCTGTTCACCGACGTCCTCCTCTGGGCGCCCGCGCAGCCGTCGGGGATGGTCGGACCGACCGACCTCCTGGTCGACGGCGACGTCGTCACCGCGATCGGGCCGCGGGCCCGGGAACTGGCCCCCGCCGACGCGCGCAGGGTCGACGGCGCCGGTCACCACGTCCTGGTCCCCGGGCTGATCAACGCGCACTTCCACTCGCCCGCCAACCACCTCAAGGGCGCGTTCCGCAGCCGACCGCTCGAGACGTTCATGCTCTACGAGTCGCCCGCCGACCCGGCCCTGGCGCCGACCCCGCGCGAGGCGTACCTGCGGACGATGCTCGGGGCGCTGGAGATGCTGCGGACCGGCACGACGAGCGTGCAGGACGACGCGTTCCTCATGCCGTCCCCGGACCCCGAGGTCATCGACGCGGTCCTGCAGGCCTACGCCGACAGCGGGATCCGCGCCTGCGTCGCGCTGGACCAGCCCGAACTGCCCGACGCGGAGAAACTGCCGTTCCTGACCGGGGCCGACGGGGGTTTCGCCGACGCCCTGAACACCCCCGCCCCCGCGGGCGCCGGCGAACTCCTCGCCGCCTACGACCACCTCTTCGACACCTGGCACGGCAGTCACGGCGGCCGCCTGACGGCCGCGGTGTCGATCTCCGCGCCGCAACGGGTCAGCCCCGAGTACTTCGCCGCCCTCGACGACCTCAGCCGTCGCCACGACGTCCCGCTGTTCGCGCACTTCCTGGAGACCCGGGTGCAGCGCGCGCTGTCGGTCCCGGGGACCGGCCAGGAACGTTTCTCGGGCCGCAGCCTGGTCCGCTACACCGCCGACCTCGGTCTGCTCAGCGAGCGCGTCAACGTCATCCACGCCGTCTGGGTCGACGACGACGATCTGGACCTCATCGCCGCCGCCGGGGCCGTCGTGGCCCACAACCCCGTCAGCAACCTGCGCCTGGGCAGCGGCGTCATGCCGTTCCGGGCGGTGCGCGACCGCGGGATCCCGATCGCGCTCGGCGTGGACGAGGCGATCTGCGACGACAGCGTCAACGTCTGGGGCGTGGTCAAGGCCGCCGGGCTGGTGCACAACGTCTCCGGCCTGGACGCCGAGCAGTGGCCCACGCCCGCCGAGGTCCTCGACGCCCTCTGGGAGGGCGGCGCGGCCGCGATGCGCCAGACCGGCCGGATCGGGCGGGTGGCGGTCGGCGCGCAGGCCGACCTCGTCCTGCTCGACCTGCACGCCCCGGCCTTCACCCCCTTCAACGACCTGCGCGGTCAGCTCGTCTACTGCGAGAACGGCGGCAGCGTCGTCATGACCCTCGTCGCCGGCCGCGTGGTGGCCGAGGACGGGCGCGTGGTGTCCGTCGACGAGAACTCCCTCCTGGCGGAGGCGCGCGACCTGCACGCCGCCCGCCTGCCAGCCCTCCAACGCACGTGGGCCGCGGCCGACGCCCTGCTCCCGGCGTACGACGCCGTGGTCCGCCGGGCCGCCCGCACCGACGTCGGCATGAACAGGTGGATCGGATGACGCACGACGCAGTTCCCGCCCCCGGGCACGCCCTGTGGGACTACCGGCCCATCACCGCGGCCCCGGGCCCGGTGTGGCCCGGCGGCCGGCGCCTGGCCGTCTACGTGGCGATCGGCCTGGAGGAGTACCGGTTCGGGGCCGGGCAGACCGAGGACATCGTCCCCGACGTCGCCGCCCCCGACCTGGTCAACACCTCCTGGCGCGACTACGGCAACCGCGTCGGTGCCTTCCGGTTGCTGGAACGGCTGGAGCGCCACGGCATCCCGCCGACGGTGCTGCTGAACACCGCCCTGTACGACACCGCCCCCGAACTCGTCGCCGCCGCCCGGCGCGCGGGCGCCGAGTTCGTCGGCCACGGCGTCTCGAACTCCGACTCCCTGGCCGCGATGTCCGCGGCCGACGAGGCCGGGTACCTGCGTGCCGTCGCGGCCCGCATCGAGGCCGAGGAGGGTGTCGCCCCCGGCGGCTGGTCCAGCCCGTGGCTCACGCACACGCCCTCGACGCTCGACAACCTCGCCGCCGCCGGCTACCGCTACCTGCTCGACCTGCGCCTGGACGACCGGCCCGTGCCGCTCGCGACCGGGGCCGGTCCGCTCCTGACGCTGCCCTACGCGCTGGAGGTGAACGACAGCACGACCGTCGTGGGCCGCGCGGCGTCGGCCACGGAGTTCGCGGACATGGTCGTCGACGAGTTCGACGAACTGCTCGAACGCTCCGAGGAGCAGCCGCTGGTCATGAGCGTCGTCGTGCACTCGTTCATCTCCGGGGCCCCCTTCCGGCTGCGCGCCCTCGACCGGGCCCTGCGGCACCTGGGCTCCCACCGCGACCGGGTGTGGTTCACCCAGCCGCGGGCCATCGCCGCCCACCTGGCGGACCACCCGGGGGACCAGCAGGCGGGCGCGGTGGCGGTCCCGGCCGGGGGAGGGCTCGCGTGAGCGCCGCGGCGGCCCCCACCGCCGTCCCGGCCCCCACGGCCAGCGTCCGCGACCTGCACGTGTCGCTCGAACGCGGCGGGGTCCGCTCCGAGGTGCTGCGCGGCGTCGACCTCGACGTGGCCCGCGGCGAGATCGTCGGGCTCGTCGGGGAGTCCGGTTCGGGCAAGAGCATGCTCGCCCTCAGCCTCCTGGGTTTGCTGCCCGAGACCGCCCGCCCGCACGTCACCGGCCGCGTCGACGTGCTCGGGACCGACATGGCGCACGGGCCGGAGTCCGCTCGTCGCGCCGCCCGCCGCAGCGCGCTCGGCGCGGTGTTCCAGGACCCGATGACCTCGCTGAACCCGACCATGCGCATCGGCCGGCAGATCGTCGAGGCCGGGCAGGACCGGGACGGGGCCGTCCGGCTCCTGGGCGCGATGGGCGTGCCGGACCCGGAACTGCGGTTCCGGGTGTACCCGCACGAGCTGTCCGGCGGGCTGCGCCAGCGGGTCATGGCGGCGATCGCCATCGCCGGCCGCCCCGCCCTGGTCGTGGCCGACGAGCCGACGACCGCGCTCGACGTCACCGTGCAGGCGCAACTGCTCGCCCTGCTGCGCGAGCTGCGCGACGACCTCGGGTGCAGCGTGCTGCTCATCACCCACGACCTGGGCGTCGCCGCGCAGATCGCCGACCGCATCGCCGTCATGTACGCCGGCCGGCTCGCCGAGGTGGGATCGACCGCGCAGGTCCTGGGCGCGCCCGCGCACCCCTACACCGCGGGCCTGCTGCGCTCGCGGCTGTCCCTGACCCTCGACCGCTCCCGCCGTCTGCCCACGCTGGTCGCCGACACCCTGACCCCCGCGGACCGCGCGCACGGCTGCGCCTACCGGGCCCGCTGCCCGCTGGCCGTCGACCGCTGCGCCACCGCGGCGCCGGGGCTCGACGACTCCCGGCCGACGCCCGGGCACGGCGCCGCCTGCTGGTTCGGGGACGAGACCGTCCGCGCCGCGACCGCCACGATCACCGCGCCGGCCCCCGCCGCGGCGGTCCCCGTCCGCGCCACCCCGTCCACCCCGTCCACGCAGGGACCGGCGGTCGTCCTCGACGACGTCGCGGTCACCTACACCACCGGCCACGGCCGCCGTCGCCGCACCGTGGAGGCCGTGCGCGGCGTCAGCCTCGAGGTCGCCGCGGGACAGGCCCTGGCCATCGTGGGGGAGAGCGGGTCGGGCAAGTCGACGGTCCTGCGGGCGGTCGCCGGGCTCGTGCCCGTCACCTCCGGGCGCGTCACCGTCGCCGCCGGCGGGGCCCAGATGGTGTTCCAAGACGCCGGGTCCTCGCTGACCCCGTGGCTCACCGTGGGGGAGACCCTGCGCGAGCGGCTGGCCCCCCTGCGCCTCGGGCGCGCCGAGACCACCCGGCGGGTCGAGGAGGCCCTCGCGGGCACCGGGCTGCCCACCTCGGTGGCCCGGCTGCGCCCGGCCGACCTGTCCGGCGGCCAGCGCCAGCGGGTCGCCCTGGCCCGCGCGACCGTCGTGCGGCCCGCGGTGCTGCTGTGCGACGAACCGACCAGCGCCCTGGACGCCTCGCTGGCCGCGACGACCCTCAACCTCATCCGCGACATGCGGGCCGAACTGGCCATGACCGTCCTGTTCGTCACCCACGACCTGGCCGTCGCCCGGTTCGTGGGTGACCGGATCGCCGTCGTCGAACGCGGGCGCGTCGTCGAGATCGACGACGCCGAGGCCGTCGTCGGCGCCCCCCGCGAGCCGTACACCCGGGCGCTGGTCGCCTCCGTCCCCGAGATCGAGGTGGTCCGGTGAGCACCGTCGTCCTGCCCCGCCGCACCGCGCGGCCGGTGATCACCGGCCGCGGTCGCACCGGGCGGCGGGCCGCCTGGGTGCTGGTCGGCCTGCTGGTCGCGCTGACCCTGCTCGCCGTCCTCGCGCGCTTCCTGGCCCCCGACGACCCGATCCAGCCGGTCGCGGCCCCGCAGCTGCCCCCGGGCTCTCCCGAGCACCTGCTGGGCACCGACTCCATCGGGCGCGACGTCCTGTCCCGCACGCTGTTCGGCCTGCAGACCTCGTGGTTCTCGGCGCTGGCCGTGGTGGCCGTGGGACTGCTCGTGGGGGGCGTCGTCGGCGTCGCCGCGGGGGTCGGCGGCGGCTGGGTCGACGCGGTGCTCATGCGCGTGACCGACCTGTTCCTCGCCCTGCCCTCCACCCTCGTCGCCATCGCCCTGGTGGCCGCCCTGGGTCCGGGACTGCGCAACACCCTGCTCGGCATGTCGATCGTCTGGTGGCCCTACTACGCCCGGCTGGTCCGCGCCGAGGTGCGCTCCGTCGTCGCCCGCCCGCACGTCGAGGCCGCCCGCCTGGCCGGCGTCGGCCGGGGCCGCCTCGTCCTGCGGCACGTGCTGCCCGGGGTCGTCCCCACGGCCGTGGTCACCGCCAGCCTCGACATCGGCAACGTCGTCCTGCTGCTGGCCGGGTTGTCCTTCCTCGGCCTGGGCCAGCCCGCACCGGCCGCCGAGCTCGGCGCCGACACCGCCGCCGGCACCCAGCTGCTGCTCAGCGCCTGGTGGGTGCCCGTCGTGCCGGGGGTGGCGGTGCTGGTGCTCAGCCTCGTCGCCAACCTCGCCGGTGACGGCATCCGCACCCTGCTCGGACCCCGGAGGTGAACCCCGTGCTGCGGTTCCTGCTGCGCCGCACCGGCGCCCTGGCCGTCGTGCTGCTCGTCCTCAGCGCCGTCGTCTTCCTGCTCCAGCAGATCTCCCCGGGCGACCCCGCCCGCGCGGCCCTGGGGGCCAACGCCTCCCGGCAGGCCGTGGCCGCCGAACGGCGCCGCCTCGGCCTCGACGACCCGCTGCCCGTGCAGTTCCTGCGCTTCCTCGGCCACGCCGTGCGGGGGGACTTCGGGACCTCCTACCGGACCCACCGGCCGGTGGCGACCGACCTGGCCACCGCGTTCCCGGCCACGCTCGAACTCGTCCTCGCGGCGTTCGTCGTCGCCCTGCTGCTGGCCGCGCTGTTCGCGGCGTCCTCGGCGCTGTCCTGGCCGCTGGCCGGGATCGGCCGCGGGGTGCTGCTGGTCGTCGCGACCGCCCCGCCGTTCCTGCTCGCCCTGGTCGGCATCGTCGTGTTCTACGCCCACCTCGACTGGCTGCCGGGCTCCGGTCGCGGCGACGGTGGCCCGGGCTCGGAACTGGCGCACCTGGTCCTGCCGGCCACGGTGCTGGCCATCGCCCCGGCGCTGGCCATCGGCCGCATCCTGCGCGCGGGGCTGGAGGCCACCCTGGCCGCCGACCACGTCCGCACCGCCCGCTCCAAGGGGCTGGGGCAGGCCGCCGTGCTGGCCCGGCACGTCGTGCGCAACTCCATCGGCCCGTCGCTGGCCATGGCCGGTCTCCAGCTCGGTTTCCTGTTCGCCGGGACGGTCGTGGTGGAACAGGTCTTCAGCTGGCCCGGGATGGGCAACTACCTCGCCAGCAGCATCCCCACCTCCGACTACCCCGCCATCGCCGCCGTGACGCTCGTCCTCGGCGCCGTCTACGTGGTCGTCAACACCCTCGCCGACGTCCTGCAGACGGCGGCCGACCCCCGCCTCGCCTGAGGGCGAGCGCCACCCACCCCCTTGAGGAGAACCATGAGGTTCAGCTCGATCGGCCGCCGGACGCGCACCCTGCTCGTCGCCGCCGCCGCGGTGCCGTTGTTCGCCCTCGCCGCCTGCTCCGGCGGGGGAGACGACTCCGGCGCCCCGAAGGCCGCCCCCACCGACGGCACGCTCACCGTCGGTCTGCTCGGCGACATCGGCCAGCCCCCGGACCCGGACGTCTACTACGCCAACAACGGCCTGGCGATCGTCCTGAACACCTACGAGGGGCTGGTGCAGTACGCCGACGACAAGGACTCCGTCGAGATCGCCCCGCGACTGGCCACGACGTGGGACGTCAACGCCGACAACACCGTCTTCACGTTCCACCTGCGCCAGGGCGTGACGTTCCACGACGGAACCCCGTTCACCTCCGCGGCGGTGAAGGTCGCCTTCGACCGGCGCACGGCCGTCAAGGGCGGTGCGGCGTACATGGTCGAGGGCGTGAAGGACGTGGCGACCCCGGACGACCTGACCGCGGTCGTCACCCTGTCCGCCCCCAACTCGGCGTTCCTGGACTACCTGGCCTCCCCGTTCGGGCCGAAGATGGAGTCTCCGACCGCCCTGGCCGCCAACGCCGGCTCGGACGACACCCAGACGTACCTGCAGACCCACGACGTCGGCACCGGCCCGTACACCATCGCCGCCGCGCAGCCGGGGACCTCGTGGACGCTGAAGCGCTACGACGGCTACTGGGGCGACAAGTCGCCGTTCACGACGGTGCAACTGCCCATCTACACCGACGCCTCGGCCCTGCAGTTGGCCTTCGACCACGGCGACGTGTCGGCGGTCGTGGCCGCGCTGCCGTCCTCGAGCCTGAAGAAGTACGAGGGTTCGAAGGACTACGCCAGCTACCTGCTGCCGACCCTGCAGTCCGCCCTCGTCACCGTGAACCCGACCAAGGAGTTCTTCAAGAGCCAGCAGGCCCGGCTGGCGTTCCTGCAGAGCATCGACCAGAAGTCCCTCGTCGACCAGGTCCTCGGCAACCGGTCCGAACCGGCGACGACCCTGTACGCCAAGGGGATGATCCCCGGCGGTGCGGACAAGCAGGAACTCACGTACGACCCCTCGGTCATGGAGGCCTACGCCAAGACGCTGCCGGCGGGGACGGACATGACCATCGGGTTCGCCAGCGGGAACACCAACGCCGAGCAGATGGCCAACATCCAGGCGGCGAAGCTGCAGGCCCTGGGCATCAAGGCGACGGCGGCGTCCTACCCCACGTCGCAGGTGTTCGGCTGGATCAACGACCCCACCCAGGGACCCGACGCGTTCTTCGACGGCAACAACGGCCCCGACGGCGGGTCGCCCTACATGTGGGGCCACGTGTTCTGGGACGCCTCCGGCGGCATCAACTACTTCGGCTGCGAGGTCCCCGAGGTGAACGCCCAGCTCGACCGGGCGGTCGCGACCGGCGACGACGCCCTGTACGTCGCGGCGGCGGAGGAGTACGCCAAGACGGGCTGCTACTACAACCTGTCCTACAACAAGGACTGGGTGCTGGCCCAGAAGTGGCTCACCGGCGTGGAGCAGTCGCACAACATCGGCGCCAACGAGCTGGACTTCAGCAAGCTCGGGATCGCGCAGTGACCCCCACCCGTCCACGGCGCTAGGTTCTCCGGGGGACGGTCCGGGCCCACCGGCCCGGGCCGTCCCTGCCGACGACTGCCGAGGACCCAGGACCGAGACCGCCCGAGACCACCCCGAGAGAACCAGGTCGATGACCCTTCTGACGTCTCCTGCGGACACCGTCCCGGTGTCGCTGTCCCGCCAGATCCACACCCGCCTGCGCGAGCTCATCATCCGCGGGCAGTACCCCCAGGGTCACAAGCTGGTGGAACTGCGCGTCGCCGAGGACCTGGGCGTCTCGCGCGTGCCGCTGCGCGAGGCGGTGCCCATGCTGGAGATGGAGGGCTTCGTCGTCACCGCGGCCCGGCGCGGGGCAGTCGTGACCACCTGGACCGAG from Kineococcus rhizosphaerae includes these protein-coding regions:
- a CDS encoding oligopeptide/dipeptide ABC transporter ATP-binding protein, with translation MSAAAAPTAVPAPTASVRDLHVSLERGGVRSEVLRGVDLDVARGEIVGLVGESGSGKSMLALSLLGLLPETARPHVTGRVDVLGTDMAHGPESARRAARRSALGAVFQDPMTSLNPTMRIGRQIVEAGQDRDGAVRLLGAMGVPDPELRFRVYPHELSGGLRQRVMAAIAIAGRPALVVADEPTTALDVTVQAQLLALLRELRDDLGCSVLLITHDLGVAAQIADRIAVMYAGRLAEVGSTAQVLGAPAHPYTAGLLRSRLSLTLDRSRRLPTLVADTLTPADRAHGCAYRARCPLAVDRCATAAPGLDDSRPTPGHGAACWFGDETVRAATATITAPAPAAAVPVRATPSTPSTQGPAVVLDDVAVTYTTGHGRRRRTVEAVRGVSLEVAAGQALAIVGESGSGKSTVLRAVAGLVPVTSGRVTVAAGGAQMVFQDAGSSLTPWLTVGETLRERLAPLRLGRAETTRRVEEALAGTGLPTSVARLRPADLSGGQRQRVALARATVVRPAVLLCDEPTSALDASLAATTLNLIRDMRAELAMTVLFVTHDLAVARFVGDRIAVVERGRVVEIDDAEAVVGAPREPYTRALVASVPEIEVVR
- a CDS encoding SIS domain-containing protein, with the protein product MSTLDVHPTRTPEPPVTSTTPASPFLGPGSPLDARQQEVVQRVSDAEHASIVALPSDHPLDPKRRARDEATYPELVAQPDRIRETLAVNDAALDELADLVAATDLDRVFVTGAGDSLAVAIAARQVLESMLGVPCEPVQSLDLAYYLAPLVTGRSLVVALSSSGETTRTVEAALVAQHAGALTVAITNTPGSTLARESERTLVLRATRVGWPTQSSTTALALLVDLAVRVGQRTGRPGAHDLAAELSRLPGLMEQVIRDVEAPLAVIAEREQGSGTFLFSGAGPTWGPAVIGAAKVKECTPDHAEAVQVEEFHHYNSLKAGEPLWVLAPAGPSVPRAVHTASEAKRFGGRVYAVTTEGVDAFDGVADEVIVLPRVSEALSPLLTVLPAQLTGYLLAMAQFRTAEARETTGG
- a CDS encoding polysaccharide deacetylase family protein, giving the protein MTHDAVPAPGHALWDYRPITAAPGPVWPGGRRLAVYVAIGLEEYRFGAGQTEDIVPDVAAPDLVNTSWRDYGNRVGAFRLLERLERHGIPPTVLLNTALYDTAPELVAAARRAGAEFVGHGVSNSDSLAAMSAADEAGYLRAVAARIEAEEGVAPGGWSSPWLTHTPSTLDNLAAAGYRYLLDLRLDDRPVPLATGAGPLLTLPYALEVNDSTTVVGRAASATEFADMVVDEFDELLERSEEQPLVMSVVVHSFISGAPFRLRALDRALRHLGSHRDRVWFTQPRAIAAHLADHPGDQQAGAVAVPAGGGLA
- a CDS encoding ABC transporter permease, translated to MSTVVLPRRTARPVITGRGRTGRRAAWVLVGLLVALTLLAVLARFLAPDDPIQPVAAPQLPPGSPEHLLGTDSIGRDVLSRTLFGLQTSWFSALAVVAVGLLVGGVVGVAAGVGGGWVDAVLMRVTDLFLALPSTLVAIALVAALGPGLRNTLLGMSIVWWPYYARLVRAEVRSVVARPHVEAARLAGVGRGRLVLRHVLPGVVPTAVVTASLDIGNVVLLLAGLSFLGLGQPAPAAELGADTAAGTQLLLSAWWVPVVPGVAVLVLSLVANLAGDGIRTLLGPRR
- a CDS encoding BtpA/SgcQ family protein, with the protein product MNYAGTPVREIARRAAEDAVGLQQAGFTHVMVQDASDMPQAVRVSAPTVAALSVVGAAVTEAVYLPVGVVVGHNDGPSAVAVGHAIGARFVRVKVLTGVAIGPTGWIEGCAHEVAAVKRTLGSDVEVWADVHEATSLPLASTPRWAAREAREFGRADALVVTRDSGVPDALAAIADLRDVVPGVPLLVGGRVGLGTIDATVAGADGAILGSAIKRSSAPDARVDPDVAARFGAALTAGAA
- a CDS encoding amidohydrolase family protein — protein: MSVLFTDVLLWAPAQPSGMVGPTDLLVDGDVVTAIGPRARELAPADARRVDGAGHHVLVPGLINAHFHSPANHLKGAFRSRPLETFMLYESPADPALAPTPREAYLRTMLGALEMLRTGTTSVQDDAFLMPSPDPEVIDAVLQAYADSGIRACVALDQPELPDAEKLPFLTGADGGFADALNTPAPAGAGELLAAYDHLFDTWHGSHGGRLTAAVSISAPQRVSPEYFAALDDLSRRHDVPLFAHFLETRVQRALSVPGTGQERFSGRSLVRYTADLGLLSERVNVIHAVWVDDDDLDLIAAAGAVVAHNPVSNLRLGSGVMPFRAVRDRGIPIALGVDEAICDDSVNVWGVVKAAGLVHNVSGLDAEQWPTPAEVLDALWEGGAAAMRQTGRIGRVAVGAQADLVLLDLHAPAFTPFNDLRGQLVYCENGGSVVMTLVAGRVVAEDGRVVSVDENSLLAEARDLHAARLPALQRTWAAADALLPAYDAVVRRAARTDVGMNRWIG
- a CDS encoding ABC transporter permease, translating into MLRFLLRRTGALAVVLLVLSAVVFLLQQISPGDPARAALGANASRQAVAAERRRLGLDDPLPVQFLRFLGHAVRGDFGTSYRTHRPVATDLATAFPATLELVLAAFVVALLLAALFAASSALSWPLAGIGRGVLLVVATAPPFLLALVGIVVFYAHLDWLPGSGRGDGGPGSELAHLVLPATVLAIAPALAIGRILRAGLEATLAADHVRTARSKGLGQAAVLARHVVRNSIGPSLAMAGLQLGFLFAGTVVVEQVFSWPGMGNYLASSIPTSDYPAIAAVTLVLGAVYVVVNTLADVLQTAADPRLA
- a CDS encoding aspartate/glutamate racemase family protein gives rise to the protein MSHVRVLNPNTSAAMTDAVLAAARAVARPGTTVTASRSRRAPATVETHVDEVFGAAGVLEQVEQGERDGVDGYVVACFGDTGLPAARELARGPVVGMTEAALQAASLLAHRFSVITMPPRTIAMTDRVVAGLGLSHRCTVRAVDVSVEEIETGAGPAFDAFADEARRALAAERAEAVVLGCAGLTDLVDGLRAALGVPVIDGVAAATTALEGLLAQDLTTSRANTWAEPAGSPTTGEVWG
- a CDS encoding carbohydrate kinase family protein — encoded protein: MADASLLCVGNLTIDDLVLDGQETTALGGDALYAALAARRALTDVRMLAPVGTGLPPTLLDTVRDLGITVETGRPRDVPTVRNRVEYAPDGSRTWHLLHGEEAFDALSAYPEDVPADVAALDGVLVCAMSLRSQLTLGPWLRAATGATVFLDLQEDYVAGHEPELLDLLATCDVFLPSEVEAVALAGTTDLHRAAARFLAAGPDVVVVKTAERGCVVATAAGVVQVPTEAVVPVDSTGAGDAFCGAFAAAHVAGADPVQAARAGAAAARVAIGGYGVAGLLADLGVQGSLL